The segment CTCATTTTCTTCACTGTGCAGCCTGGCCTTGGGGTTGGTGACCCTGATGGCCAGCTGGGCCGCTCTCTCCACAATGGCTTTGCGGTTCTTGGAGGAGACGTTGTGAGCAATCTCTGCACAGTAGGATTTGTTGCACATCAGCAGCACCTCCAGCTCCTTGACGTTGTGGACCAGGAACTTCCGGAAGCCGCTGGGCAGCATGTGCTTGGTCTTCTTGTTGCTCCCGTAGCCAATGTTGGGCATCAAGATCTGGCCCTTGAATCTTCTCCGCACCCTGTTGTCAATACATCTGGGTTTCCGCCAGTTACGCTTAATCTTGACATAGCGGTCCGACTGGTGGCGGATGAACTTCCTGGTCCTCTTTTTGACGATCTTGGGCTTCACCAGGGGTCTGAGGGAGGCCATGGTGCCGAGGAGAAGGCAGCCACCTCCGGAGGCAGCGCCGAGGAAGAGAAGCAACAGTAGCTATTCTTATAAAGATTCCAGGGCAACCTTTATAAAGGACTTCGCAGAGCTCCTGGCTCGCTGTAAGCATTATGTAAGTGTTAGCTTTGTTTCTCTGCTTGGCATTAGGATTATTCTCTCTGCCCTTACTGACCTCCTGCTTCAGTATTGTGAGAGAGGGTGGAGAAATGTAAACAGCATGGACTTTGAAGTCAGACCAAcctgagttcaaattccagctcgaCCACTCACTACCTGTGTGAACTGGGGACCTTACGTAACCCTGCAGCTTCGGGATCCTGATCTGTAGCAGGAAGATTCCTCCCTCCTTCAAAGTGTTAAGGGAGAGCGACTCCCACAGCCTGGTGCCTCCAAAGTTCTCTTGAAATGCCTGTTCCTGCTCGGACCCTGTACCCTCAGGACACATTGGGTCAAGAGACACAAGGCCTGGAGGATTCATGGGATACCCTTTGCTCTTCCTATACTGGCTCTTCTTATACTTGCTCTTCCTATATTGCTAATGTGCAAATGATAAAATTCCTGCCATTCAAGTGTGAGTTacaagctccaggctctggcctgaccaagccttggctgttgtaatttcaggagtgaaccagcaggcatagtatagctcttgctctctctctctctctctctctctggctctttatttctgtcactttgcctttcaaataaaaatgaataaaaaaaaagaaggaaggaaggagaaaaaagagaaagaaagcaagaaagaaagaaagggggaggaaTGAAGGAAAACAGAACAGGACATACTTTCTCTGGCACAAAATATTCTTTCTGTTCTATTATCTTTTGAGGGCACATTTGAATCTGAGTAACAAAAATCCAATTCAAAtcaacatcaacaacaacaacaacaacaacaacaaaaaaaacaccagaaatatCCCCTGCCTCACAAACAGAACACCCTGTGATAAGGCTCAGTCCAGGCACTGTTTGAGCCAGGGCCCCAAGCTTGATCTCTCGGTACCCCAGCCCTACTTCCTCTGGGTTGGCTGCAGTTTCGCGACAGGCCCTCACTTCATGGCATGTTGAATGGAAGCACCCGAAATACACACCACACCCACATCTCTGGAACCTGTGACTGGCACCTTATGTGAGAGTCTATGCTGATATAATTAAATGAAGGATCTTGAGAAGCGATCACCTTGGATTACCCAGGGGACCCTAAAGCCAATGAGAAATTGTCTCATAAGAGGAGAAGACATTGTCCTCATggagagggccagggcc is part of the Oryctolagus cuniculus chromosome 16, mOryCun1.1, whole genome shotgun sequence genome and harbors:
- the LOC138845739 gene encoding large ribosomal subunit protein eL32-like; translation: MASLRPLVKPKIVKKRTRKFIRHQSDRYVKIKRNWRKPRCIDNRVRRRFKGQILMPNIGYGSNKKTKHMLPSGFRKFLVHNVKELEVLLMCNKSYCAEIAHNVSSKNRKAIVERAAQLAIRVTNPKARLHSEENE